A region from the Acipenser ruthenus chromosome 13, fAciRut3.2 maternal haplotype, whole genome shotgun sequence genome encodes:
- the LOC117417922 gene encoding N-alpha-acetyltransferase 60: MTDVVPSSALSEIKLRLLCHDDIDTVKHLCSDWFPIEYPDSWYRDITSNKKFFSLSATYRGDIVGMIVAEIKGRTKVHKEDGDILASSFPVDTQVAYILSLGVIKEFRKHGIGSLLLDSLKEHISTMAQDHCKAIYLHVLTTNNTAIHFYENRDFRQHHYLPYYYSIRGVLKDGFTYVLYINGGHPPWTIFDYIQHIGSTLANLSPCSIPQRIYRQAQSLLRSFLPWSGISAKSGIEYSRTM; encoded by the exons ATGACCGACGTGGTGCCCTCCAGTGCGCTCAGCGAGATCAAGCTTCGTCTGCTCTGTCACGATGACATAGACACCGTCAAGCACCTGTGCAGTGACTGGTTCCCAATTGA GTATCCAGACTCATGGTATCGGGACATCACTTCCAACAAGAAGTTCTTCTCCCTGTCCGCCACGTACAGAGGCGACATCGTGGGAATGATAGTGGCTGAAATAAAAGGCAGAACCAAAGTGCATAAAGAG GATGGAGACATTCTGGCCTCTAGCTTCCCTGTTGATACGCAGGTCGCTTATATATTAAGTTTAGGAGTTATAAAAGAATTTAGGAAACATGGAATAG GTTCTCTTTTACTAGACAGTCTGAAAGAACACATATCCACAATGGCTCAGGATCACTGCAAAGCAATCTATCTGCATGTCCTCACGACAAACAACACAGCCATTCACTTCTATGAAAACAGAGACTTTAGACAGCACCACTACTTGCCTTATTACTACTCAATACGGGGGGTGCTGAAAGATGGCTTTACATACGTGCTGTACATCAACGGCGGGCACCCTCCCTGGACAATCTT TGACTATATTCAGCATATAGGGTCCACTTTAGCGAATCTGAGCCCCTGTTCCATTCCCCAGAGGATATACCGTCAAGCACAGAGCCTTCTCCGTAGTTTTTTACCCTGGTCAGGAATTTCTGCGAAGAGCGGTATAGAGTACAGCCGGACGATGTGA